Proteins from a single region of Dermochelys coriacea isolate rDerCor1 chromosome 28, rDerCor1.pri.v4, whole genome shotgun sequence:
- the LOC119849237 gene encoding T-complex protein 1 subunit theta-like codes for MAAHVPLPPGLPQLLKAGTRYFSGLQESLFSHITACRALALCLRTSYGPLGRSKLVITHLGKPLYTAHAGTILRELELENPVARMLGAASQAQEKETGDGANAVVLLAAALLDSAEKLVRAGLPVAAVRGGYEVACKEAVRLLPGLACHTLADLRDPEGVAWALRAAVGSKLFGYQDFLAGLVARCCVAALSPEGAFEPDNVCLCQVPGGGVTDSCLLEGMVFCTEAESQVHQAHQARIAVYCCPFGLARTETKGMVLFQGPAEMRAYSGAEEELLGRHVRAIAEEGAGVVVVGGQVDPLALQYADQLGLMVVRLNSRLELQRLCRAVGAIPLASLVPPPSSALGHCRRVYLTEIGSTAVVVFRQDGGSCPVATVLLRGATTELLCSLEEAVMDGLNTYKALVGDRRLLPGAGAAEMALAVRLATLGAYIPSLEQYAILEFAQALKTLPAALAENAGLRVNETMAALEALHQLGTATAGVRLGEGGAPTMDAAREGVLDSLQVKERAIRLAVHTATTLLGVSHILVAKKSGGPKVRAENPNWDLEPDALE; via the coding sequence ATGGCTGCCCAcgtgcccctgccccctggcctgccccagcTGCTCAAAGCCGGCACCAGGTACTTCTCCGGCCTGCAGGAGTCGCTCTTCAGCCACATCACGGCCTGCCGGGCCCTGGCCTTGTGCCTCCGCACCTCCTACGGGCCGCTGGGCCGCAGCAAACTGGTGATCACCCACCTGGGCAAGCCCCTGTACACGGCCCATGCCGGCACCATCctgagggagctggagctggagaacCCGGTGGCCCGGATGCTGGGCGCGGCCAGCCAAGCCCAGGAGAAGGAGACGGGTGACGGGGCCAACGCCGTGGTGCTGCTGGCCGCGGCGCTGCTGGACAGCGCCGAGAAGCTGGTGCGTGCCGGGCTGCCCGTGGCCGCCGTGCGGGGCGGCTACGAGGTGGCCTGCAAGGAGGCCGTGCGGCTGCtgcccggcctggcctgccatACGCTGGCGGATCTCCGGGACCCGGAGGGGGTGGCCTGGGCCCTGCGCGCCGCCGTGGGCAGCAAGCTCTTCGGCTACCAGGATTTCCTCGCCGGGCTGGTAGCCCGGTGCTGCGTGGCCGCGCTGAGCCCGGAAGGCGCCTTCGAGCCCGATAACGTGTGCCTCTGCCAGGTGCCGGGGGGCGGCGTCACCGACTCCTGCCTGCTGGAGGGCATGGTCTTCTGCACCGAGGCCGAGAGCCAGGTGCACCAGGCACACCAGGCCCGGATCGCTGTCTACTGCTGCCCCTTCGGCCTGGCCCGCACTGAGACCAAGGGCATGGTGCTGTTCCAGGGGCCGGCGGAGATGCGGGCATACAGCGGCGCCGAGGAGGAGCTGCTTGGGCGGCACGTCCGGGCCATTGCTGAGGAGGGGGCCGGCGTGGTGGTGGTGGGCGGGCAGGTGGACCCGCTGGCCCTGCAGTACGCCGACCAGCTGGGGCTGATGGTGGTGCGGCTCAACTCCCGGCTGGAGCTGCAACGCCTCTGCCGGGCCGTGGGCGCCATCCCGCTGGCCAGCCTGGTGCCCCCGCCGTCCAGCGCCCTGGGGCACTGCCGGCGCGTCTACCTGACCGAGATCGGGAGCACGGCCGTGGTGGTTTTCCGCCAGGACGGCGGATCCTGCCCCGTGGCCACTGTCCTGCTGCGGGGCGCCACCACCGAGCTGCTCTGCAGCCTGGAGGAGGCGGTGATGGACGGGCTGAACACCTACAAGGCTCTGGTGGGCGACCGCCGGCTGCTGCCCGGGGCGGGGGCCGCGGAGATGGCCCTGGCTGTGCGGCTGGCCACGCTGGGCGCCTacatccccagcctggagcagtaCGCCATCCTGGAGTTCGCCCAGGCCTTGAAGACCCTGCCGGCAGCGCTGGCCGAGAACGCTGGGCTGCGGGTCAACGAGACCATGGCGGCGCTGGAGGCCCTGCACCAGCTGGGCACGGCCACGGCCGGCGTCCGGCTGGGCGAGGGGGGGGCTCCCACCATGGACGCGGCCCGGGAGGGGGTGCTGGACTCCTTGCAGGTCAAGGAGAGGGCCATCCGCCTGGCCGTCCACACGGCTACCACCCTGCTGGGCGTCAGCCACATCCTGGTAGCCAAGAAGAGTGGGGGGCCCAAGGTCCGGGCGGAGAACCCCAACTGGGACCTGGAACCCGACGCCCTGGAGTGA